One region of Mycolicibacterium rhodesiae NBB3 genomic DNA includes:
- a CDS encoding TetR/AcrR family transcriptional regulator: MEPAVSTVKRRPKDRKQQILEQAVRLFIDRGFHSVKLEDIAEAAGVTARALYRHYDNKQALLAAAIQTGQEQYQSARLVSQGDTPSTPRPLSVELPDLIAAAVASRSLSVLWQREARYLDDAERGEVRRRINAIVAGMYEGVRLETGDLSPAHTELRAWAVASTLTSLGRHNLTLPGDELAELLSRACMAAALTPPVRDLQPLAAAPNDQRALFSRHETLLATGARLFRARGYPAVSTSEIGKGAGIAGPGLYRTFSSKQAILDALIRRLDEWWNLESIRALRADLDPAECLRTLVEGRVGISLDDPDLVSVSITELSHASAEVNDDYTRNQADRDGIWIDLIRQQIPETTVPQARLLVAAAISFIDDAVRTWHLRRYAGVEDEITALALSIMTSRSHQSAQRVPPSAS, translated from the coding sequence GTGGAGCCTGCGGTCTCAACCGTCAAGCGCAGGCCGAAGGACCGGAAGCAACAGATCCTGGAGCAGGCCGTCCGCCTGTTCATCGATCGCGGCTTCCACTCGGTCAAGCTGGAGGACATCGCGGAGGCGGCCGGTGTCACCGCACGCGCGCTGTATCGCCACTACGACAACAAGCAGGCCCTGCTCGCGGCAGCCATCCAAACGGGCCAGGAGCAGTACCAGAGCGCGCGCCTGGTATCCCAGGGCGACACACCGTCGACACCTCGGCCGCTGAGCGTCGAACTACCCGACCTGATCGCCGCGGCCGTCGCGTCCAGATCGCTGTCGGTGCTGTGGCAGCGCGAAGCCCGCTACCTCGATGACGCCGAGCGGGGCGAGGTGCGCAGGCGCATCAACGCGATCGTCGCCGGCATGTACGAAGGTGTGCGACTCGAGACCGGTGACCTGAGCCCCGCGCACACGGAGCTACGCGCCTGGGCGGTGGCCAGCACACTGACCAGCCTCGGCCGGCACAACCTGACCCTGCCGGGAGACGAGCTGGCCGAGCTCCTGTCGCGGGCGTGCATGGCGGCGGCGCTGACCCCGCCTGTGCGTGACTTGCAGCCGCTCGCTGCGGCGCCGAATGATCAACGCGCGCTGTTCTCCCGGCACGAGACGTTGTTGGCCACCGGCGCACGCCTGTTCCGTGCGCGGGGCTATCCGGCCGTCAGCACGAGTGAGATCGGGAAGGGAGCGGGGATCGCGGGACCGGGCCTGTACCGCACGTTCTCGTCCAAACAGGCGATCCTCGACGCGCTCATCCGACGTCTCGACGAGTGGTGGAACCTCGAGAGCATTCGCGCACTGCGGGCCGATCTGGATCCTGCCGAGTGCCTGCGCACCCTCGTCGAGGGCCGCGTCGGCATCAGCCTGGACGACCCCGATCTCGTTTCCGTGTCGATCACCGAGCTGTCGCACGCATCCGCTGAGGTGAACGACGACTACACGCGAAACCAGGCCGACCGCGACGGGATATGGATCGACCTCATCCGCCAGCAGATTCCGGAGACCACCGTGCCCCAGGCACGACTGCTCGTCGCAGCCGCGATCAGCTTCATCGACGACGCCGTCCGTACGTGGCACCTGCGGCGTTACGCCGGCGTGGAGGACGAGATCACCGCCCTCGCACTGTCGATCATGACCAGTCGGAGTCACCAGAGCGCGCAAAGGGTTCCGCCGTCGGCGAGCTGA
- a CDS encoding limonene-1,2-epoxide hydrolase family protein yields MTVTKQTSEKLVRDFLGSWEGRDLDTICGAFADDAVYHNVPVKPIEGIAGIRAIFQAFLNAFSEAKLDIVTLAAEPGLVLAERVDYFTMNDGTSVVLPVTGVFVVENDKITRFSDYFDLADFERQSGFKL; encoded by the coding sequence ATGACCGTCACCAAACAGACCAGCGAGAAGCTTGTCCGTGACTTTCTCGGTTCGTGGGAGGGTCGCGATCTCGACACCATTTGCGGCGCGTTCGCCGACGACGCCGTCTACCACAACGTGCCGGTCAAGCCGATCGAGGGCATCGCCGGTATCCGCGCGATATTTCAGGCGTTCCTCAACGCGTTCTCCGAGGCCAAGCTCGACATCGTCACCCTTGCCGCCGAACCCGGCCTGGTGCTGGCCGAGCGGGTGGACTACTTCACGATGAACGACGGCACCAGCGTCGTGTTGCCGGTGACCGGGGTATTCGTCGTCGAGAATGACAAAATCACACGCTTCTCCGACTATTTCGATCTCGCGGACTTCGAACGTCAAAGCGGATTCAAGCTTTAG
- a CDS encoding MlaE family ABC transporter permease produces the protein MVISAQTATKPVRAVGGFFAMSLDTFVSMFKPPFAWREYLSQCWFVARVSTLPAILMTIPWAVISGFLFNVLLADIGAADFSGTGAAIFTVSQSGPIVTVLVVAGAGATAMCADLGARTIREELDALRVMGINPIQALVVPRVLAATTVSLALSSVVIMTGLVGAFVCSVFLMDVSAGAWVAGLTTLTHMTDVIISMIKATLFGLMAGLIACYQGISVGGGSAGVGRAVNETVVFAFLVLFLINIIVTAVGVPFMVS, from the coding sequence ATGGTGATCTCAGCGCAAACGGCAACCAAGCCCGTCAGAGCGGTCGGCGGCTTCTTCGCGATGTCGTTGGACACCTTCGTGTCCATGTTCAAGCCGCCGTTCGCGTGGCGTGAGTATCTGTCTCAATGCTGGTTCGTCGCGCGGGTGTCGACGCTGCCGGCGATATTGATGACGATCCCATGGGCGGTGATTTCGGGATTTCTCTTCAACGTCTTGTTGGCCGACATCGGTGCCGCGGACTTTTCCGGCACTGGTGCGGCGATCTTCACGGTTTCTCAGAGCGGTCCGATCGTGACGGTATTGGTGGTGGCGGGCGCGGGTGCCACGGCGATGTGTGCCGACCTGGGTGCGCGAACGATCCGCGAGGAACTCGACGCGCTGCGGGTGATGGGTATCAATCCGATTCAGGCTCTGGTGGTTCCACGCGTGCTCGCGGCCACCACGGTGTCGCTGGCACTGAGCTCGGTGGTGATCATGACGGGTCTGGTCGGCGCGTTCGTCTGCTCGGTGTTTCTCATGGACGTGTCCGCGGGCGCGTGGGTGGCGGGTCTCACCACGCTGACTCACATGACCGATGTCATCATCTCGATGATCAAGGCGACCCTGTTCGGATTGATGGCGGGATTGATCGCCTGCTACCAAGGCATTTCGGTGGGTGGCGGGTCTGCCGGCGTGGGCAGGGCGGTGAACGAAACCGTGGTGTTCGCCTTCCTCGTGTTGTTCTTGATCAACATCATCGTCACCGCGGTCGGCGTCCCCTTCATGGTGTCCTGA
- a CDS encoding ABC transporter permease codes for MTLSVPSSLRPRLQRTRNAVVGGWDQIGSQTRFYATTLAGIPDAVVNYRSELLRVIAQMGLGSGALAVIGGTVVIVAFLTMTTGAIVAVQGYNQLASVGVEALTGFASAFFNTREIQPGTVMVALAATVGAGSTAQLGAMRINEEIDALEAIGIRSVSYLASTRVVAGVIVAIPLFCIGLMTAYWAARIGTTAVYGQGSGVYDHYFYTYLSPSDVLWSLAEVAAVALMIMLLCTYYGYTARGGPAGVGEAVGRAVRASMVIASVLIVIMTLAIYGQSGDFHLAG; via the coding sequence ATGACGCTGAGTGTCCCGAGCTCCCTTCGTCCGCGGCTGCAGCGAACGAGGAATGCCGTGGTGGGCGGGTGGGATCAGATTGGTTCGCAGACAAGGTTTTACGCCACCACACTGGCCGGAATCCCCGATGCCGTCGTCAACTACCGCAGCGAGTTGTTGCGGGTGATCGCGCAGATGGGGTTGGGCAGTGGGGCACTTGCGGTGATTGGCGGAACGGTCGTCATCGTCGCGTTCTTGACGATGACGACCGGCGCAATTGTGGCGGTGCAGGGCTACAACCAGTTGGCGTCGGTGGGTGTGGAGGCGCTGACGGGCTTCGCATCGGCGTTCTTCAATACCCGCGAAATCCAGCCGGGAACCGTGATGGTGGCACTGGCGGCCACCGTGGGCGCCGGTAGTACCGCCCAGCTGGGTGCGATGCGGATCAATGAAGAGATCGATGCGCTGGAAGCCATCGGCATTCGGAGTGTGAGCTACCTGGCGTCCACCAGGGTGGTGGCCGGCGTGATTGTGGCGATCCCCTTGTTCTGCATCGGGCTGATGACCGCATATTGGGCCGCTCGTATCGGCACCACCGCTGTTTATGGCCAGGGGTCAGGTGTCTACGACCACTACTTCTACACGTATCTGAGTCCATCCGACGTCTTGTGGTCGTTGGCCGAGGTGGCTGCGGTCGCGTTGATGATCATGTTGCTGTGCACCTATTACGGCTACACCGCCCGTGGCGGGCCTGCGGGGGTCGGTGAGGCCGTGGGCCGGGCCGTGCGTGCCTCGATGGTCATTGCGTCGGTCCTGATCGTAATCATGACGCTGGCCATCTATGGCCAGTCCGGCGACTTCCATTTGGCGGGCTAG
- a CDS encoding MCE family protein, with product MKRRAGTYRIATGWWTLILLTAIVLFLSVTAASFGETFRSYVPVTLSSDRAGLVMETNADVMMRGVQVGRVSQIGGGTDKASLRLEIDPEQIRYIPANVEAQISATTAFGTKFVELMYPPNPSPKRLSAGAVLHSKNVSTEINTVFENVVELLKMIDPLKLNAVLTAVADGVRGQGQRMGQATTDLNEVLLALNERADTITENWRSLKDFADTYDAAADDIVSVLDAVSTTSTTITDQSAALDGLLLNVIGLSTSGTDLLATSKDDFVEAVNTLEPTTNLLLQHSPVYECFLKGTTWYLDNGGYAAWGGDGRTLQLDVALLLGNDPYAYPNNLPIVAAKGGPGGAPGCGSLPDATKNFPVRQLITNTGWGTGLDIRPNPGLGHPCWANYFPATRAVPEPPSIRQCLPGPAIGPVPYPGAPPYGAPLYGPGGVPLWPGVAPAPPGPEPAPLDHHGQGPP from the coding sequence ATGAAGCGCAGGGCAGGGACATACCGCATCGCCACGGGGTGGTGGACGCTGATCCTGTTGACGGCCATCGTCCTGTTCCTGTCCGTGACCGCGGCGTCGTTCGGTGAAACATTCAGGTCGTATGTGCCCGTGACGCTTTCATCGGATCGAGCAGGGTTGGTGATGGAGACCAACGCCGATGTCATGATGCGTGGTGTCCAAGTCGGCCGGGTCAGCCAAATAGGCGGCGGGACCGACAAAGCCAGCTTGCGACTCGAGATCGACCCGGAGCAGATCCGCTACATCCCGGCCAACGTGGAAGCGCAGATCAGTGCCACGACCGCATTCGGCACGAAGTTCGTGGAGCTGATGTATCCGCCGAATCCGAGCCCAAAGAGGCTGTCCGCCGGTGCTGTGCTGCATTCGAAGAACGTCAGCACAGAGATCAACACGGTGTTCGAAAACGTCGTCGAGCTGCTCAAGATGATCGACCCGCTGAAGCTGAACGCCGTGCTCACCGCGGTCGCCGACGGCGTGCGCGGACAGGGTCAGCGGATGGGCCAGGCCACCACAGACCTCAACGAGGTCCTGCTGGCGCTGAACGAACGTGCCGACACCATCACAGAGAATTGGCGCTCGCTCAAGGACTTCGCCGATACCTATGACGCCGCCGCCGACGACATCGTGTCCGTGCTGGATGCCGTCAGTACCACCAGCACGACGATCACCGACCAATCCGCCGCACTGGATGGGCTGCTGCTCAACGTGATTGGTTTGTCGACCTCCGGCACAGACCTCCTCGCCACGAGTAAGGACGACTTCGTCGAGGCGGTCAACACCCTCGAGCCGACGACGAACCTGCTGCTGCAACACAGTCCCGTGTACGAATGCTTCCTGAAGGGCACCACGTGGTATCTCGACAACGGCGGTTACGCGGCGTGGGGCGGCGACGGCCGCACTCTTCAACTCGACGTCGCCCTGCTGTTGGGTAACGATCCCTACGCCTACCCGAACAATCTGCCGATAGTTGCCGCCAAGGGTGGCCCAGGCGGTGCGCCGGGGTGTGGGTCACTACCCGACGCGACCAAGAACTTCCCGGTGCGCCAGCTGATCACCAACACCGGGTGGGGAACCGGCCTGGACATCCGGCCCAATCCCGGTCTCGGGCATCCCTGTTGGGCGAACTACTTCCCGGCGACCCGCGCTGTGCCGGAGCCACCCAGCATTCGTCAGTGCCTACCTGGCCCCGCGATCGGGCCGGTTCCGTACCCCGGAGCGCCGCCATATGGCGCGCCGCTCTACGGGCCGGGCGGGGTGCCGTTGTGGCCGGGAGTGGCCCCGGCGCCCCCGGGGCCGGAGCCGGCGCCACTCGACCACCACGGGCAGGGCCCACCGTGA
- a CDS encoding virulence factor Mce family protein has translation MADFKGVVWRLGIFLTVCAFVAFLTLTIFGQFRFGAGNSYYAEFRNVSNLREGTVVRIAGVEVGKVEGISINPDATVRVQFFTDKSVVLTQGSRAVIRYDNLFGDRYLALEEGTGGVKTLSPGQTIGLTNTEPALDLDAVIGGFKPLFRALNPEQVNDLTQQLVEAFEGQGPEIGSFLQQAAVVTNTLADRDLLVGQVIDNLNVVLGTLGGQSERLDKAVTSLSELIGGLAERRTDISNAVAYTNAAAGSLTDLLAQAREPFKGVVAQTDRVAGIAVADHEYLDNLLNTLPDRYRALVRQGMYGDYFSFYLCDVVLKLNGKGGQPVYVKVAGQSTGRCAPR, from the coding sequence GTGGCTGACTTCAAGGGCGTCGTCTGGCGCCTTGGCATCTTCCTGACCGTGTGTGCGTTCGTCGCGTTCCTGACGCTGACGATCTTCGGGCAATTCCGCTTCGGCGCGGGCAACAGCTACTACGCCGAGTTCAGAAATGTCTCCAACCTGAGGGAGGGCACGGTGGTGCGGATCGCCGGGGTGGAGGTCGGCAAGGTGGAAGGCATCTCGATCAACCCCGATGCGACTGTGCGCGTTCAGTTTTTCACCGACAAATCGGTCGTGCTCACGCAGGGCAGCAGGGCGGTGATCCGGTATGACAATCTGTTCGGTGACCGGTATCTGGCGCTCGAGGAAGGCACCGGCGGGGTCAAGACGCTGAGTCCCGGGCAGACCATCGGTCTGACGAACACTGAGCCCGCGCTGGACCTGGACGCGGTGATCGGTGGTTTCAAACCGCTGTTTCGGGCGCTGAATCCGGAGCAGGTCAACGATCTGACGCAGCAACTGGTCGAGGCCTTCGAGGGGCAGGGCCCCGAGATCGGGTCTTTCCTGCAACAGGCCGCGGTGGTGACCAACACGCTGGCCGACCGCGATCTGCTGGTCGGGCAGGTCATCGACAACCTCAACGTGGTGTTGGGAACGCTGGGCGGGCAGAGCGAGCGGCTGGACAAAGCCGTGACGTCGCTCTCCGAGCTGATCGGCGGGCTCGCTGAACGCCGGACCGACATCTCCAACGCGGTGGCTTATACAAATGCCGCCGCCGGGTCGCTCACCGATTTATTGGCTCAGGCCCGCGAACCGTTCAAAGGAGTTGTCGCACAGACCGACCGGGTGGCGGGGATCGCCGTCGCTGACCACGAATACCTCGACAACCTGCTCAACACGCTGCCCGACAGATACCGGGCGCTGGTGCGGCAGGGGATGTACGGCGACTACTTCAGTTTCTACCTGTGCGATGTGGTGCTCAAGCTGAACGGAAAGGGCGGACAGCCGGTGTACGTCAAGGTGGCCGGCCAGAGCACAGGGCGGTGCGCGCCCAGGTGA
- a CDS encoding MCE family protein, with amino-acid sequence MKSFSERSPLAIGTVGVVTVVVMVVAALQYQNLPFLNSGREYSAYFADAGGLNTGAGVEVSGFVVGNVSAIELHETGVLVTFTIGNDVRLGDRTEAAIKTKSLLGAKIVDVTPRGSGQLDGAIPLDRTVSPYQLPDALGDLATTISGLNTDQLSNSLATLAQTFSGTPADLKDAVAGVARFAQVLDSRDEQLRKLLDNAAQATGVLAKRTDRIVSLVKDTNALLAALQTQSAALNQIWANISAVSRQLQAFIAENRQQLQPALDKLNGVLAIVDDRKERVQQSIKLINSYVMSLGESLSSGPFFKAYVVNLFPGQFVQPFIDAAFSDLGLDPATLLPSQLTDPQTGQPGTPALPVPFPRTGQGGEPMLNLPDAITGKPGDPRYPYRQPPPAPPPGGPPPGPPALPPPELASIPEPTPSPVYVPAPGEAPPVQQSGVRP; translated from the coding sequence GTGAAGTCATTCTCCGAACGCAGCCCCTTGGCCATCGGCACCGTCGGCGTCGTGACCGTCGTCGTGATGGTGGTGGCCGCGCTGCAATATCAGAACCTGCCCTTCCTCAACTCGGGCCGCGAGTACTCGGCATATTTCGCTGACGCCGGCGGGCTCAATACGGGTGCCGGCGTTGAAGTCTCGGGCTTCGTGGTTGGCAATGTCTCGGCGATCGAACTCCACGAGACAGGTGTGCTCGTCACATTCACGATCGGCAACGATGTGCGTCTGGGCGACCGCACCGAGGCTGCGATCAAGACCAAGAGCCTGTTGGGCGCGAAGATCGTCGACGTGACACCGCGCGGGAGCGGGCAGCTCGATGGCGCCATACCGCTGGACCGCACGGTTTCGCCGTACCAGCTGCCCGACGCACTCGGTGACTTGGCGACCACCATCAGCGGGCTGAACACCGACCAGCTGTCGAACTCGCTGGCCACGTTGGCACAGACTTTTTCGGGCACCCCAGCTGATCTCAAGGATGCGGTGGCGGGCGTGGCGCGGTTCGCGCAAGTACTCGACAGTCGCGATGAACAACTGCGCAAATTGCTGGACAACGCGGCCCAAGCGACGGGGGTGTTGGCCAAACGCACCGACCGCATCGTGAGTCTGGTGAAAGACACCAATGCGCTACTGGCAGCCCTGCAGACGCAAAGCGCAGCACTGAATCAGATCTGGGCGAACATCTCTGCGGTTTCGCGACAGCTGCAGGCGTTCATCGCCGAGAACCGTCAACAGCTTCAGCCGGCGCTGGACAAGCTCAACGGCGTACTGGCGATCGTCGATGATCGCAAGGAGCGGGTGCAGCAGTCGATCAAACTGATCAACTCCTACGTCATGTCGCTCGGTGAGTCGCTGTCCTCCGGCCCGTTCTTCAAAGCCTATGTGGTCAACCTCTTTCCGGGTCAATTCGTGCAGCCGTTCATCGACGCGGCGTTTTCGGATCTGGGACTCGATCCCGCCACGCTGCTGCCATCGCAGTTGACCGACCCCCAAACCGGCCAACCGGGCACCCCGGCGTTGCCGGTGCCCTTCCCCCGGACCGGTCAGGGTGGGGAACCGATGTTGAATCTGCCCGACGCGATCACCGGTAAACCGGGGGATCCGCGCTACCCGTACCGCCAGCCGCCCCCGGCCCCGCCGCCCGGCGGACCGCCGCCGGGGCCCCCCGCGCTGCCCCCGCCAGAGTTGGCCTCCATACCCGAGCCGACTCCATCGCCGGTCTACGTGCCGGCGCCGGGTGAGGCGCCGCCCGTTCAACAATCGGGAGTCCGGCCATGA
- a CDS encoding virulence factor Mce family protein yields the protein MRSRRTARIVVGAALSLVLVASLVVVARMPGLIARTTVVAYFDNSTGVFAGDHVLIRGVPVGTIDAIEPQPDRAKITFSFDSRYKVPADAKAVILSPQLVTGRTIQLTPPYAGGPTMSDGAVIGEDRTAVPVEWDDLRAQLERLTELLKPTRPGGVSTLGALINTTADNLRGQGSSIRDTVIKLSQAVSILGDHSDDIFATFKNLSTLVSALSDSADLLEALNHNLADVTSLLADDPDKVGQAVEDLDAVVADVKDFAADNTEAIGTASDKMTSITRVLVESLDDIKQTLHIAPTVLQNYNNIYEPANGSLTGALAINNFANPVSFLCGAIQSASRLGGEQSAKLCAQYLAPIVKNRQYNFPPIGENLVVGTQTRPNEVTYSEPWMRPDYVPPAAEPPPGVPLAAEVPAPESAVATDPTDGLHGMMVPPGSAS from the coding sequence ATGAGGTCGCGGCGTACCGCGCGCATCGTCGTCGGCGCGGCGCTGTCGCTCGTGTTGGTTGCGAGCCTGGTCGTCGTGGCACGAATGCCCGGGCTGATCGCCAGAACAACGGTGGTTGCCTACTTCGACAACAGCACCGGGGTATTCGCCGGCGACCACGTACTCATTCGAGGCGTGCCCGTCGGCACGATCGACGCGATCGAACCGCAGCCCGATCGAGCCAAGATCACATTCTCGTTCGACAGCCGGTACAAGGTCCCTGCCGATGCCAAGGCGGTGATCCTGTCGCCGCAGCTGGTGACCGGCCGGACGATCCAGCTCACCCCGCCCTACGCCGGTGGCCCGACGATGTCCGACGGCGCGGTGATTGGAGAAGATCGCACCGCAGTGCCTGTCGAATGGGATGACCTGCGCGCTCAACTCGAGCGGCTGACCGAGCTACTCAAGCCCACCAGGCCCGGTGGCGTGAGCACGTTGGGTGCACTCATCAACACCACCGCGGACAATCTGCGCGGGCAAGGTTCCTCGATCCGCGACACCGTTATCAAACTGTCGCAGGCAGTTTCGATTCTCGGTGACCACAGCGACGACATCTTCGCCACGTTCAAGAACCTCTCGACGCTGGTGTCCGCGCTGAGCGACAGTGCCGATCTGCTCGAAGCTCTCAACCACAACCTGGCTGACGTGACCTCGCTGCTCGCCGACGACCCGGACAAGGTCGGTCAGGCGGTCGAGGACCTCGACGCGGTGGTGGCCGACGTGAAAGATTTCGCCGCCGACAACACCGAGGCGATCGGCACCGCGTCGGACAAGATGACCTCGATCACTCGCGTGCTGGTGGAAAGCCTCGACGACATCAAACAGACGTTGCACATCGCGCCGACCGTGTTGCAGAACTACAACAACATCTACGAGCCCGCCAATGGTTCGTTGACCGGCGCTCTGGCCATCAACAATTTCGCCAACCCGGTGTCCTTCCTGTGCGGTGCAATTCAGTCCGCATCCCGCCTGGGTGGTGAGCAATCGGCGAAACTGTGCGCGCAGTATTTGGCGCCGATCGTGAAAAACCGCCAGTACAACTTTCCGCCGATAGGGGAGAACCTCGTCGTCGGCACCCAGACCCGGCCCAACGAGGTCACCTACAGCGAGCCATGGATGCGGCCCGACTACGTCCCGCCCGCGGCCGAGCCGCCGCCGGGCGTACCGCTGGCCGCCGAAGTACCCGCCCCTGAATCGGCGGTGGCCACGGATCCCACGGACGGTCTGCACGGCATGATGGTGCCTCCCGGAAGTGCCTCGTGA
- a CDS encoding virulence factor Mce family protein gives MVVIVAALPGCDWRGLNSLSLPGTQGTGAGSFLVQAQMPDVNNIEPNSRVRVGDVTVGHVTKIERQGWHALLSMRLNGDVVLPANATAKIGTTSLLGSLHIELAMPTTEPPYGRLQNGSLIPLTQGGAYPSTEQTLAALSMVLNGGGLGQVQDITEAFSTAFRGREQDVRSLITQLSEFTGHLNDQTGDIIAATESLNRLVGKFSAQQPVLDRALATVPDALAVLASQRDNLVQAADQLGKFSALTVDTVNQTKENLVKELKQVGPVLESLANAGPSLTRSLSLLATFPFPNETFENFQRGDYANLTAIVDLTLSRIDQGIFTGTRWECDLSWLELQWGRTIGQFPSPCMSGGVNGPGNPLTIPYQWNQGP, from the coding sequence ATGGTCGTGATCGTCGCTGCACTACCCGGCTGCGACTGGCGCGGGCTGAACTCACTATCGCTTCCCGGCACACAGGGCACCGGCGCGGGCTCGTTCCTTGTCCAGGCACAAATGCCCGACGTCAACAACATCGAGCCGAACTCGCGGGTGCGTGTCGGAGACGTGACGGTCGGCCACGTCACCAAAATCGAGCGCCAAGGCTGGCATGCGTTGCTCAGCATGCGCCTCAACGGGGATGTCGTCCTGCCCGCCAATGCGACAGCCAAGATCGGCACAACCAGCCTGCTGGGCTCATTGCATATCGAACTCGCAATGCCGACGACCGAGCCACCGTACGGCAGGCTCCAGAACGGATCCCTGATCCCACTGACGCAGGGCGGCGCCTACCCGAGCACGGAGCAGACGCTGGCGGCGCTGTCGATGGTGCTCAACGGCGGTGGGCTGGGCCAGGTGCAAGACATCACCGAGGCGTTCTCCACCGCGTTCCGGGGCCGCGAGCAAGACGTGCGCAGCTTGATCACCCAGCTGAGTGAATTCACGGGGCACCTCAACGACCAGACCGGCGACATCATCGCGGCCACGGAAAGTCTCAACCGCCTCGTCGGGAAATTCAGCGCGCAGCAACCGGTCCTGGACCGGGCGCTGGCCACCGTCCCCGACGCGCTGGCAGTCCTGGCCTCCCAACGCGACAACTTGGTTCAGGCGGCCGATCAGCTCGGCAAGTTCAGCGCTCTGACCGTCGACACGGTGAACCAGACGAAGGAAAACCTGGTGAAGGAGTTGAAGCAGGTCGGCCCGGTGCTGGAGTCGCTGGCCAACGCAGGCCCGAGCCTGACGCGATCGCTGAGTCTGCTTGCCACCTTTCCCTTTCCGAACGAAACCTTCGAAAATTTCCAACGCGGTGACTATGCCAACCTGACCGCCATCGTCGATCTCACACTCAGCCGAATCGACCAGGGAATCTTCACCGGCACCCGATGGGAGTGTGACCTCAGCTGGCTCGAGTTGCAGTGGGGCCGAACCATCGGTCAATTCCCCAGCCCCTGCATGTCCGGGGGCGTGAACGGCCCAGGGAATCCGCTGACCATCCCGTACCAGTGGAATCAGGGGCCGTAG